Within Dysosmobacter sp. Marseille-Q4140, the genomic segment AGGCCGACCGTCTCCATTTTTTCATATTCCACGCCCCCTTTTCCTCACCCTACACAAGGCAGCCGCTCTTGTCAAGTGCATGCGGCTTTTCTGCAATCTCCTCTTGATTTTTTTCCCGGGTTTCCGGTATACTGTATCCTGTCGGGATTATTTCATCTGATACGCAGGTCTTATGACAAGATGCATCAGACCGATATATCTGCATTGTCCAGCCGCCTTTCATAGGCGGATGCGACAGTTTTCGCGGCGCAGTGGACCGTATCTCGTCGTGCGCCGCCGACAGCTTACAACGGAGCCGAATAAGATTTGGAGATGGAACGATGACGCCCCATAAAATTGCCCTGTTGACCGACTCCTGTGCGGATCTGACCCCCCAGGCCGCTGCGGAGCACCATATCCGGATCGTACCGCTGCGCATCCGCTGCCGGGACGGCGAGTTCCGCGACGGCGTGGATATCCGCGCCCGGGACATCTACCGCCGCCTGCGGGAGGGTGAATTGCCCCATACCTCTCTGCCCACGGGACAGGATATCTCCGACGCCCTGGACGCCATTGCGGCGGAGGGTTACGACGGCGTCATTGCCGTAATGCTCTCCGGCGGCCTCTCCGGCACCTACAACATGGTGCGGCTCCTGGCCGAGGAGCGGCGGGACCTGTGCGTCCGGGTCTATGACTCCGTCAGCGGCTCTCTGGGGGTGGGCATGACCATTTTGCAGCTGGCGGAGGACATCCGCGCCGGTGCCTCCTGGGAGGATCTGACGCAGCGGCGGGTCCCCTCCCTGATCCGGAACACCCACCCCTTCTTCTCGGTGGACACCCTGGAATACCTGCAAAAGGGCGGCCGCATCGGCAAGATCACCGCCGTAGCGGGGACCATGCTGCAGATCAAGCCCCTTCTCACCTTCGCCGCCGACGGACAGCTGCGTTCCGTAGCCAAGGTCCGGGGCCGCCAGCAGGTGATCTCCAAGCTGGTGGAACTGACAGAGCAGGCCCTGGACGGCGGAAAGCGGTATAATCTGGCCGTGGCCAACGGCGGCGCACCGGAGGCGATGCTGGACCTGCGGGCCCGGCTGGCCGCCGCCCTGCCGGACTTCGATCACCTGTGGAACGGAGAGATGGACGGCACGCTCAGCGTCTACATCGGCGACGGAGTTCTGGGCGCCGCGGTCCAGGTGCTGGAGGACTTCTGAACCGCTCCTTATTTCCGAAAAAACCGCCGCCGGCACAGAGTGTTTTCTGTGCCGGCGGCGGTCTCTTTTTTGGCGCTCGTCTCCGATCCGGCGGTTACGCCGCGGGACTGGCTACCAGGAACAGCATGTCGCTGCCGCCCTCCTCCTCGGGGAAAGCGCCGTACATGGTAAAGTTGTACATCAGCCGCTCCGCGGGGTAGAAGCCGTAGCCGTCCTGATTGTGGTCGGTGGTATCATAGGGATCGGCCACGATGAACACATCGTCCTGCTGCGTCTCGGTGCCCATGGTGTCGTAGCCAATGATGATCTGCCAGTGTCCGCCCCAGTCGTTCCAGGCGATCATGACCGGCTTGCCTTCCGCCAGCCAGCCCTGGATGTCCTCCATCCAGATGCCGTCGGGATAGTCGTAAGTGGTGATCATATCAAAACCGCCCACGCCCTCGAAGATGTCCATGGCCTGCTTTAATGTGGTGCCGGGATAGCCCTCCAGTTCCGTGCTGTCCAGGGAATGGCGCAGGGCGGCCAGGCTCTCCTCGTTCCACTCGCCCAGCCGGTCATACCACTCCAGCACCATCAGGGCGGAGGTGACACCGCAGGACCACTCGCTGGTCTGCTGCTGGGTCTTGAAATGAGACAGAACGGTCAGGGTGTCCGTGGATTCCATGTTGTACACGTCGGGATGGGCAAAGTAGGGAGAGTCGGCATGGTCGCCGGCGCGCTCCACGCTGTCCGCCCCGTCCTCTTCGGACAGATCGATGGCGTAGGGGATCTTCATTTCATCGGTGAAATTCCCAGTGCTCTGGGTCTGTGCGGCATCGGCCGCAGTGGTGTCCTCGGCATTGTCAGCCGGTGTGTCAGTGGCGCAGCCGGAGAGAATTCCGGTCAGCATCAGCAGGGTCAGCGCCAGGGTGACTGTTTTTTTCATTTTCGATCTCCTTTTCGGGGTATTCCCCCGTCCGATTTTACGCGCCCCGCCGGGGCGCGCATTGGCTTTATTATAAGAACACGCTCCCCCCTGTTCAAGATGGGGAAGCGCCGGTTTTTTGCCGGCAAAAGGAGGAAAAATCATGCAGATTGCAACATACCCGGCACCTGCCTGCGGCGGCCACTCCGCCGCCATCCGGGAGGCGCTCCTCCCGCGGCGGGCCTCTTTATTTGGCTTTTGTTGCAACCACCACTTCCTATTGTGTTTTTTAAAGTTTACAATAACAACATCTTGTAATCTGGAGCAGGTCAAGGAGGAGAGGAACGTGCGGATCTGCGGACTGCAAAAACTATCCATGGTGGACTATCCGGGAAAGCTGGCAGCCACGGTGTTCACTGGCGGCTGTAATCTGCGGTGCCCATTCTGTCACAATGCCCTGCTGGTAACGCGGCTGGCAGAGAGCCCTGCTCTGACGGAGCAGGACGTGCTGAACTTTCTGAGCACGCGCCGGGGGCTTCTGGACGGGGTGGTCCTCTCCGGCGGGGAGCCGCTGCTGCACCCCGGCGCAGCGGATTTTCTGGCGGCAGTGCGGGACATGGGCTTCGCCGTGAAGCTGGACACCAACGGCTTCTATCCCCAGGCCCTGAAGGAGATCCTGGACCGGGGGCTGGCAGACTATGTGGCTATGGACATCAAGAACTGCCCGGCGCGATACGGCGAGACCTGCGGCGTGCCGGGGCTGGACGCCGGCCCGGTGGAGGAGAGCCTGAGGCTGCTCATCGGCAGCGGCGTGGACTTCGAGCTGCGCACCACACTGGTGCGGGAGCTCCACACGGCGGAGGACCTGGCCGCCATGGGCCGCTGGGTGGCAGGCTTTTTCCCGGAGGGTCAGACGCCCCGGTTCTTCCTTCAGAAATTCGTGGATTCCGGCAATCTGATCGCCGGCGGCTGTCATGGGTTCAGCGATGTCGAAATGGCGGCTCTTTCTGAGAGCCTCCGTCCCTTCCTGCCCCGGGCGGAGCTGCGGGGCGTGGAGTGACTCTGGTTTCCTTTGTGGATTCCTACGAAAGACATCACAAGATATTGTGGTTTCCTCCATTGACTTTACCACAGCGTGTGGTACAATGGATTTCGCGGGGCGCACGGCTCCGTAGGTGTGTAATTCAAAGAGAAAGCAGGGGACCTTCATGTATCAAGTTGTGAAAAGAGACGGTCAGGTCGCGGAATTCAATCTCGCCAAGATCAGCGCGGCCATTACCAAGGCTTTTGAGGCCACTCATAAGGAATATAACCCGGACATCATCGACCTGCTGGCCCTCCGGGTGACTGCGGACTATCAGGACAAGATCCATGACGGCAAGGTCTCTGTGGAACAGATCCAGGACAGCGTGGAGGATGTGCTCAGCCAGGCCGGCTATGCCGATGTGGCCAAGGCCTACATCCTCTACCGCAAGCAGCGGGAGAAGATCCGCAACCTCAACTCCACCATGCTGGACTACAAGGAGCTGGTGGACAACTATGTGAAGATCAACGACTGGCGCGTGAAGGAGAACTCCACCGTCACCTACTCCGTGGGCGGCCTGATCCTCTCCAACTCCGGCGCCATCACCGCCAACTACTGGCTCAGCGAGATTTACGATGAGGAGATCGCCAGAGCCCACAAGGACGGCGATATCCACCTCCACGACCTCTCCATGCTCACCGGCTACTGCGCCGGCTGGAGCCTCAAGCAGCTGATCCAGCAGGGCCTGGGCATCCCCGGCAAGATCAACTCCACCCCTGCCAGCCACTTGTCCACCCTGTGCAACCAGATGGTGAACTTCTTAGGGATCATGCAGAACGAGTGGGCCGGCGCCCAGGCGTTCAGCTCCTTTGACACGTACCTTGCTCCCTTCGTCAAGGTGGATAACCTCTCCCAGAAGGAAGTCAAGCAGTGCATCCAGTCCTTCGTCTTCGGCGTGAACACCCCCTCCCGCTGGGGCACCCAGGCGCCCTTCTCCAACATCACCCTGGACTGGACCGTCCCCAAGGATCTGGAGAACCTGCCGGCCATCGTGGGCGGCAAGGAGCAGGACTTCACCTACGGTGACTGCAAAAAAGAGATGGACATGGTCAACAAGGCCTTCATCGAGATCATGACCGAGGGCGACGCCGATGGCCGGGGCTTTCAGTATCCCATCCCCACCTACTCCATCACCAAGGACTTCGACTGGTCCGACACTGAAAATAACCGGCTCCTCTTTGAGATGACCGCCAAGTACGGCACCCCCTACTTCTCCAACTACATCAACTCCGACATGGAGCCCTCCGACGTGCGCAGCATGTGCTGCCGCCTGCGGCTGGACCTGCGGGAGCTGCGCAAGAAGTCCGGCGGCTACTTCGGCTCCGGCGAGTCCACCGGCTCCGTGGGCGTGGTCACCATCAACCTGCCCCGGATCGCGTACCTGTCCCAGACTCCCGAGGAGTTCTATGAGCGCCTGGACCACATCATGGACGTGGCGGCCCGGAGCCTCAAGACCAAGCGCACTGTCATCACCCGCCTGATGGAGGCGGGCCTGTATCCCTACACCAAATATTATCTGGGCACCTTTGATAACCACTTCTCCACCATCGGCCTGATCGGTATGAACGAGGTGGGCCTCAACGCCAAGTGGCTGCGCAAGGACCTGACCCACCCCGAGACCCAGGCCTTTGCCAAGGACGTGCTCAACCACATGCGCGAGCGCCTGAGCGACTACCAGGAGATGTACGGCGACCTCTATAACCTGGAGGCCACCCCCGCGGAATCCACCACCTACCGTCTGGCCAAGCACGACGTGGAGAAGTACCCCGACATCATCACCGCCGCCAAGAACCCCGGCGACACGCCGTACTACACCAACAGCTCTCACCTGCCCGTGGGCTACACCACCGACATCTTTGACGCCCTGGCCATTCAGGACGAGCTGCAGACCCTCTACACCTCCGGCACCGTGTTCCACGCCTTCCTGGGCGAGAAGCTGCCGGACTGGAAGGCGGCCGCCAATCTGGTCCGCAAGATCGCGGAGAACTTCAAGCTGCCCTACTACACCATGTCCCCCACCTACTCCATCTGTCAGGACCACGGCTACATCTCCGGCGAGCACTTCACCTGCCCGAAATGCGGCAAGGCCACCGAGGTCTGGAGCCGAATCACCGGCTACTACCGCCCCGTCCAGAACTGGAACGACGGCAAGGTCCAGGAGTTCAAGGACCGCAGGGAGTATGAAGTGGAGAACTCCCGTCTGGAGGGCCGCCGCCTGTGCGACCGGGAGAGCGCCGGCGCCGCCGAGACCGCGCCCGCCGTATCCGCCTCTGTCCCCGGCGCTGAGGACGAGCTGTTCCTCTTCACCACCAAGACCTGCCCCAACTGCAAGATTGCCAAGAGCGAGCTGGAGAAGGCGGGCCTGCGCTACCAGGTGATGGACGTCAGCGAGCACATGGACCTGGTGAGCCGGTACGGCATCCAGCAGGCCCCCACCCTGATCGTCCGCCACGGCGATCAGGTGGAGAAGCTGGTGAACGCCTCCGTCATCAAGAAGTTTGCCGCCACCCACGCGTAAGCACAAAATCCAAAAGGAGGGACCCCCGGTCCCTCCTTTTTCATTCTTCTCTATCAGGTGATCTGTATGAACGAACACTTTGACATCGTCATCGTGGGCGGCGGCCCCGCCGGGCTCACCGCCGCCATCTACGCCCGCCGGGCGGGCAAGTCCGTGCTGGTGCTGGAAAAGGAGGCCTTCGGCGGGCAGATCGCCGCCTCTCCCCGGGTGGACAACTTCCCCGGCTGCTACGGCGTCTCCGGCGCGGAGCTGGCGGAGCGGCTGTTCTCCCAGGCGGAGGCCCTGGGGGCCCGGGTGGAGCTGGAGGAGGTCCTCTCCATCCGGACCGGCGCGCCCCACTCCGTCACCACCGACTACGGCGCCTACACCGCCTCCGCCCTGGTTCTGGCCACCGGCATGAAGCACCGGACATTGGGCCTGCCCGGGGAGGAGACCTTAGGCGGCATGTCCTTCTGCGCCGTGTGCGACGGGGCCTTCTTCGCCGGTAAGGACGTGGCCGT encodes:
- a CDS encoding DegV family protein, whose protein sequence is MTPHKIALLTDSCADLTPQAAAEHHIRIVPLRIRCRDGEFRDGVDIRARDIYRRLREGELPHTSLPTGQDISDALDAIAAEGYDGVIAVMLSGGLSGTYNMVRLLAEERRDLCVRVYDSVSGSLGVGMTILQLAEDIRAGASWEDLTQRRVPSLIRNTHPFFSVDTLEYLQKGGRIGKITAVAGTMLQIKPLLTFAADGQLRSVAKVRGRQQVISKLVELTEQALDGGKRYNLAVANGGAPEAMLDLRARLAAALPDFDHLWNGEMDGTLSVYIGDGVLGAAVQVLEDF
- a CDS encoding C39 family peptidase, encoding MKKTVTLALTLLMLTGILSGCATDTPADNAEDTTAADAAQTQSTGNFTDEMKIPYAIDLSEEDGADSVERAGDHADSPYFAHPDVYNMESTDTLTVLSHFKTQQQTSEWSCGVTSALMVLEWYDRLGEWNEESLAALRHSLDSTELEGYPGTTLKQAMDIFEGVGGFDMITTYDYPDGIWMEDIQGWLAEGKPVMIAWNDWGGHWQIIIGYDTMGTETQQDDVFIVADPYDTTDHNQDGYGFYPAERLMYNFTMYGAFPEEEGGSDMLFLVASPAA
- a CDS encoding anaerobic ribonucleoside-triphosphate reductase activating protein, which encodes MRICGLQKLSMVDYPGKLAATVFTGGCNLRCPFCHNALLVTRLAESPALTEQDVLNFLSTRRGLLDGVVLSGGEPLLHPGAADFLAAVRDMGFAVKLDTNGFYPQALKEILDRGLADYVAMDIKNCPARYGETCGVPGLDAGPVEESLRLLIGSGVDFELRTTLVRELHTAEDLAAMGRWVAGFFPEGQTPRFFLQKFVDSGNLIAGGCHGFSDVEMAALSESLRPFLPRAELRGVE
- a CDS encoding ribonucleoside triphosphate reductase, which translates into the protein MYQVVKRDGQVAEFNLAKISAAITKAFEATHKEYNPDIIDLLALRVTADYQDKIHDGKVSVEQIQDSVEDVLSQAGYADVAKAYILYRKQREKIRNLNSTMLDYKELVDNYVKINDWRVKENSTVTYSVGGLILSNSGAITANYWLSEIYDEEIARAHKDGDIHLHDLSMLTGYCAGWSLKQLIQQGLGIPGKINSTPASHLSTLCNQMVNFLGIMQNEWAGAQAFSSFDTYLAPFVKVDNLSQKEVKQCIQSFVFGVNTPSRWGTQAPFSNITLDWTVPKDLENLPAIVGGKEQDFTYGDCKKEMDMVNKAFIEIMTEGDADGRGFQYPIPTYSITKDFDWSDTENNRLLFEMTAKYGTPYFSNYINSDMEPSDVRSMCCRLRLDLRELRKKSGGYFGSGESTGSVGVVTINLPRIAYLSQTPEEFYERLDHIMDVAARSLKTKRTVITRLMEAGLYPYTKYYLGTFDNHFSTIGLIGMNEVGLNAKWLRKDLTHPETQAFAKDVLNHMRERLSDYQEMYGDLYNLEATPAESTTYRLAKHDVEKYPDIITAAKNPGDTPYYTNSSHLPVGYTTDIFDALAIQDELQTLYTSGTVFHAFLGEKLPDWKAAANLVRKIAENFKLPYYTMSPTYSICQDHGYISGEHFTCPKCGKATEVWSRITGYYRPVQNWNDGKVQEFKDRREYEVENSRLEGRRLCDRESAGAAETAPAVSASVPGAEDELFLFTTKTCPNCKIAKSELEKAGLRYQVMDVSEHMDLVSRYGIQQAPTLIVRHGDQVEKLVNASVIKKFAATHA